The following nucleotide sequence is from Candidatus Bipolaricaulota bacterium.
ACTCCGTCCATGTTTGCCCGTGGTAAGCTCCCGCTGGTCGCAAATTTTACCACGGGCAAACATCGCATACTGCGAAACGTTATGTGAAATGCATGTTTTACTTTTGGGCTATCGCCCAGCTCTAAAAAAGAATTTGAATTTTGTTTTTTTATTTATTAGAAAGGGGTATAAGGTTTTTTCTCCGCTCCGCTACGAAAACGATTTATTTATAAGGGGAAAACGAATACAATAACATTGCTTAACATGAAAAGAATTTATGCCAAAAATTAAGGATATACCAAAAATTGATCGCCCAAGAGAAAGGTTTCTAAAAAAAGGGGCTGACGCACTTTCAAAAAGTGATCTTTTGGCAATTCTTTTGGGTAGCGGAATTAAGGGGAAAAATGTTAGGCAGCTTTCTGAGAATATCATTAAAAAATTTGGTAAAAACTTTTTGAATATAACCGTTGATGATCTTTTGGAAATTTCAGGAATCGGACAAGCAAAAGCATTGCAAATCACTTCCGCGATTTCATTGGTAAAAAGATTTTACGACGAAAACAAAACCAACGAGATTGTTATAAAAAATTCTCAAGATATTTTATCCCTTACTTACGATTTAAGAGACAAGAAAAAAGAACATTTAGTTTGTCTTTATTTAAACGCACGAAATATTTTGTTGAGAAAAGAAGTTGTTAGTGTCGGTCTTTTAGATAAGGCATTATTACATCCGAGAGAAATTTTTTATCCTGCAACCGAGCTAAACGCCGCCAGCGTTATTTTGGTTCACAATCACCCTTCAGGCGATTCTTCACCAAGTGAAAAAGACAATCAAATTATTGAAAAAATCGTGCAGGCTGGCGAAATAATGGGGATACCAGTCATTGATTTTATTATTATTTCTCAAAACAATCATTGCAGTTTCTACGAGAAGTTAAATAAGCAAAAATCAAGTATCGATTATGTTGCAGACGGAATACAAGGAACTCTTTTTGCGATGCTTGAAACTGAGCGACCAACCTATGAAATAACCGCCGAAAAAATCCAAGAAAATTATTTTTATATCCCACAAGTAAAAGAAAACCATCTTCAATTACACAATCGCAGATATATTGGCAACAAACACAAGTTAATTGAATGGATTTTTTCTATAATAAATAAAGAATGCAGTGGAAATTCTTTTGCGGATATTTTTGCAGGAACGGGTGTTGTATCCGCTGTTGCAACCAAACACTTCGAAAAAGTTTTATTAAACGACTTTCTCCATTCAAATTACGCAATATATCGGGCTTTTTTTGGAAACGAGGCATGGGATAAAGTCAAAATCGATAACATTATTAAGAATTATAACAATATTTATGGCGATGACTTAGAAGAAAATTATTTTTCTAAAAATTTCGGTGGTAAATTTTTTAGTAAAAATTCAGCGAAAATCATCGGCTTTATTCGTGAAAATATAGAGGAAAACAGGAAAAACTTAACCGAAAGAGAATACTATATGTTGATCGCCTCATTGCTTTATACTGCCGATAAAATCGCCAACACAGTTGGACATTTTGACGCTTATTTCAAGAAGGAATTTGTAAATGATAGCTTTTTTATGAAACCGATTGATCCGATAGATACGCAAGAAATATCAATTTTTCAAGAAGATACAAACAATCTGGCAAAAAAAATAAATGCCGATGTCGTTTATATCGACCCACCCTACAACTCAAGACAATACAGCAGATTCTACCATGTGCTTGAAACATTAACTAAGTGGGATAAACCAATACTTTTTGGCGTAGCACTAAAACCAGAGCCAGAGAATATGAGCGACTACTGCCGAGCTAATGCCAAAGATAAATTTGCGGAACTCGTGAAAGACCTTGACGCTAAATATTTGGTTGTTTCATACAATAACACTTACGATTCAAAAAGTAATTCCTCAAAAAACAAAATCACGCTCCAAGAGATTGAACAGATTTTGCAGACAAAAGGACCAACCAAAGTTTTTGAAAAAAAATATAGACATTTTAATGCAGGCAATACAAATTTCAATAATCACAAGGAATACCTGTTTGTAACAAAATCAAAGATATGACTACCAAGATAAGAAGATCCCCATTATTTTATGTCGGGGATAAATACAAACTGATGAAACAACTGGAAAATTTATTTCCTAAAGAAATAAATAATTTTTACGAACCTTTTGTCGGCGGAGGTACGGTATTTTTGAATATTGAAGCAAAAAAGTATTTTCTCAATGACATAGACAAACACCTGATAAATATTCAAAAACTTTTAATCGCCAGTTCAAAAAATCCAGAAAAGTTTTTCAAGGATGCCGAAAAAATAATCCACAAATATAAATTTTCGCATTCATATAAAAATGATATTGTCCCCGATTCGTTAAAAAAGGAGTTTAAAAAAACCTATTACGCAAGATTTAATAAGGAAGGTTACGATAAATTAAGAATGAGCGTAAATAATTATCAAAAAAACGACCCCTTGATTTTATACATTTTGCTTATTTATGGATTTAATAGAATGTTAAGATTCAATGGCGGAGGAAAATTTAATTTACCTGTTGGCAATGTTGATTTTAATAAAAATGTTATAAACGCCTTAAACGGCTACTTTGATTTTGTACAAAATAAAAAAATATCTATAACATCAAAAGATTTTAAAAAGTTTTTTTCTGACAAAAAATATTCAAAAAACGATTTTGTATATTTAGACCCTCCATACTTAATATCCGCAAGCGAATATAATAAATTATGGAACAAGGAATTAGAAGCTGATTTATTAAAAATGATCGATGTCTTAGACAAAAAAGGCGTTAAATTTGCCTTATCAAATGTTACTCACTATAACGGGAGTAAAAATGATTTATTATTGGAATGGATGAAAAAATACAAGGTACACAAAATTGAAAGCAATTATATTAATTATCATAACAACGGCAAAAAGATAATTAAAGAAGTTTTGATTACTAACTATTAAAATTATGACTAAACGACAATCTGAATACAAACCATTGCTATTTACAACAACAATGAGAAATCCTGAACGGTTGAAGGATTTTTTGACCGTACTTGCGGAATATGACGGCGAAATTTTAACAAACGAAATTATTGATAAAGTCGCCAAATCCTTAATACAAAAAGGATTATACCAGCCCATGAAAGTATCTTCGGCCGTAAAAGATAAATGGAAAAATGAGATTGAATTAAGCGAAACTGAAACCGAAAAAGTATTTTCTGACAACCCTCAAAGCCACAAAGAAGCAGGGTTTGAAAAAGGATGGCCATCAAGATTCGATACTTGGTTTAAAATTGCCAAAGAACTTGGCTTCGTTTGGTATTGGCAAAATGAAGAAATAAAATTTTCCGAAAGCGGAAATATGTTATTAGACAAAGAAAAGCCAGAAAATGAGTTAATGGTTTTTGCCAATGCTTTTGCGAAATATCAACGCCAAAATCCATTTCGTCGCGTTTTAAATAAAAATGTTCCGCTTATTTTACTTATACAAACCATAAAACTTTTGAATAATGACCCAGCATACAAGGGGGCTGGTATATCCAGATCGGAAATACCATTGTTGTTGTGTTGGAAAAACGATAATGCTGAAAGTTTATATCGAGAAATTAAAAAATTACGCAAAAAACATGGTTATACACCGAGCAACGAAGTGATTTTAGATATTTGCTACGAATTACTAAACGAAACAAAGAGAGATGATAATTCAATCCTCGGTGATTATCCTGACGATTTTATACGAAAAATGCGTTTAACTGGCTTACTTTCTTTGCGTGGCGGTGGTCGTTTCATAGATATAAACTCAAAAGAATCTGCAACTGTGGATTATATTTTGAAAAATTATATTTCCTACAAAGAATTTGAAACGGAAAAAGAATTTTTTGAATATATCGGACAAGTTGATCACGATTTAATCTCAACGCTTACCGTATTTGAAGCACCAGCAAAAACCACAAAAGCAGAATTGGAAAAATGGGTTGATCATTATGCTTGGGATTCAATTAAAACCGAACTTCTTAATTTGGCACAGAAAAAATCTTCTAGCGATGATATTTTGAAAATCATTGAACAACCTTTGCGATTGGAATTTTTAACTTCATTGGCAATTCTCAAAAAATTACCGAATGTTATTGTAAAACCTAACTTTATATCCGATGACGAAGGACTGCCAACAAGTTTTGCGTCTGGCGGAAGCCCTGACATTGAATGTTTAGAAGAAAAAGACACGGTTTTGATCGAAGTAACTTTACTGACTGGAACGCAACAGCATATCAGAGAGTCGTTTTCTATACATCGACACCTTGAAGAATATGTAAAAAAAGGCACAAAATCATATTCCGTGTTTATCTCGCCAAAATCTTTTATTGATACCGAACGCTACTTTGATTTTATCAAAAAGGATGGTTTGGAAGTGAGGATCTCAAATATTGATAAATTTGTTAATAGCCTTGAAATGAAAACGACATTAAGCGAGGCAACCCTTTAATTATTATTACCTATGAAAAAAATTGATAAAAAAGAATTGAAAGAAATAATCCAAAGCGGACATATCAACCTGCTTATTGGTTCTGGCTGTTCACTCGATTATCTTACAACTCTCAAAGATATTGAAGATCGGATGAATAATGAAGAGACCAAAGGGCAGGCGCAAAAGGATTACTACAAATTAATAAAAAAATCCAAAGCCATCCTCGACGAATCGCTTGAAATTAATATTACCGAGAAAACAAAATTGACCAAAACAAAGCAAAACTATGATTCTTTTTTAGGATTTTGGGCTAACACAATTTCCAGTCGATTTTTGCATATCGTAAATAAGCAAGTGAATATTTTCACCACAAATTTCGATATGTTTATGGAGGATTCCTGTGAAAGGTTAGCTATTCCATACAATGATGGGTTTGCCGGTCAAATAAATCCGAATTTTAGTGTTGCAAACTTTAACAAAGTTCAGAGATATAAGAGTTTGCAGTTTGACAATACTTCAGACATTCCACTTTTTAACATTATCAAGCTACACGGATCAATTTCTTGGAAAGCAGAAAACGAAAAAATTGTTTATTCAAACGGAAAGCATATTGCCGATGACCTCGATGACAAAACAGGAAATGATTTTGATGACGAATATAAGAAGATTGCTGTTATCAATCCAAATGCGGAAAAACACTTTGAGACTGTTCTTGATACAAACTATGCCTCAATGTTGCGGAAGTTTACTTTGGAATTAGAAAAAGAAAATAGTGTTTTAATGCTGATTGGTTTTTCCTTAGCGGATAAACATATCAAAAATCTCTTGGATGGAGTGATGAAGTCTAACCCTACTTTAGTCGTCGTTTATTTCTCGTATTCTCAATACGACGAAACTGCTGACAAATTAAATGAAAAACAAAATTCAAATCTATACATAATTTCCCCAGAAGCAGATTTTTCTTTTGAGAAAACGACAGATTATCTTTCTCAGATTTTTGTTAATTCTGATATTCCCGAACAAAATGAAGATGAAAATTAATTTCAATTTACAAGAACGATTAATGAATGATTCCGTTTTTACAATCGGAAGCGTTTTTAGTGTAAAAGGAAAAGATATTATCGTTAAAGTTAATAAAGATAAAAATCTTCCGCATTTGTTTTTTAAGGGCAGAACTATTAAAAATGTATCTGTCGGACTGTCAAATTATGTAAAAATCCTCAAAGGATTTACCGAGATTATTTGTAAGGTTGAGGGTGAATATCTTGAAGAAGATAAATACCAAAAGAACAAAAAGTACACAAACGAAAAGCAAAAGATAGATCGCTTCCTCAATGTTTCCGTTTTTGGTTTTTATGATAATGACAGGAAATTCCAACACGGTATAAAAGAAATGCCACTTATCGGAAGTGAGTGTAAACTGCTTTCAAGAGATGAATTTGAAAAACTTCATCAGCTTTCTGGAAAAGATGAACTTTCTATCCACCTTGGGTCTTTGATAGACGAAGAAACTCAAAATATTTTTATATCCGTTAAAAAACTGTTTGCTGGACACATTGGGATCTTTGGTAATACAGGTTCTGGAAAATCCAATACTCTTGCAAAAATGTACACAGAATTATTTAGGTTAGAATTAAATGATAATTTCAAGACTAAATCCAAGTTTGTTTTTATAGACTTCAATGGAGAGTACTCAAAAGATAGCGATGACGAAATTTTAACGAAAAATAAAATCGTTTATAAATTGAGAACAAAAGATAATACGGGAAAAAAATATCCCATATTGAAAACAGAAATTGAAAAACTGGAACTTTTATCTATTTTACTCGATGCCACAGAGAAAACGCAGCAACCATTTTTACACAGAGCGATAGATAGTAGGGATTGGTTTGATACTGATAACGAAAATTTTCGCAAGGAAAGGGATAATTTATTGAGAAATCTAAAAATTATTCTAAATAAAAATGAACCGAATTTCAATCAACCATTTTTGAAAAAATTTGTTGCTGATTTCAAGAGTATTGGTGTGCAAATGCTGAAAAAAGAATACGAGCAAGAGAAAAATATTGATGATATAACCTATAACATAACCCAAAAGAGTTTTATGGTGAGCGGGAAGTATCATAATGATAGTATTACTGATACTAGCCGCCAAATAGATATTGCCAATGAGTATTTTGATATAAAAATTGAATCATTTACAGATCTACAAAAAATCCAGTTTAAAATATTTGATCAGTATTATCATGAAATACTGAATGGGTATGCAAATCAAGAGCACATAAGCCCCCTAATTGGAAGATTGAAAAAGAGATTTGATATGTTGGATAAAGTTTTTGATATTAAAGACTCCATAACAGAAGAAGCTAATTCAAATATTCAGGTTGTTGACCTTAAA
It contains:
- the radC gene encoding DNA repair protein RadC, giving the protein MPKIKDIPKIDRPRERFLKKGADALSKSDLLAILLGSGIKGKNVRQLSENIIKKFGKNFLNITVDDLLEISGIGQAKALQITSAISLVKRFYDENKTNEIVIKNSQDILSLTYDLRDKKKEHLVCLYLNARNILLRKEVVSVGLLDKALLHPREIFYPATELNAASVILVHNHPSGDSSPSEKDNQIIEKIVQAGEIMGIPVIDFIIISQNNHCSFYEKLNKQKSSIDYVADGIQGTLFAMLETERPTYEITAEKIQENYFYIPQVKENHLQLHNRRYIGNKHKLIEWIFSIINKECSGNSFADIFAGTGVVSAVATKHFEKVLLNDFLHSNYAIYRAFFGNEAWDKVKIDNIIKNYNNIYGDDLEENYFSKNFGGKFFSKNSAKIIGFIRENIEENRKNLTEREYYMLIASLLYTADKIANTVGHFDAYFKKEFVNDSFFMKPIDPIDTQEISIFQEDTNNLAKKINADVVYIDPPYNSRQYSRFYHVLETLTKWDKPILFGVALKPEPENMSDYCRANAKDKFAELVKDLDAKYLVVSYNNTYDSKSNSSKNKITLQEIEQILQTKGPTKVFEKKYRHFNAGNTNFNNHKEYLFVTKSKI
- a CDS encoding Dam family site-specific DNA-(adenine-N6)-methyltransferase, whose product is MTTKIRRSPLFYVGDKYKLMKQLENLFPKEINNFYEPFVGGGTVFLNIEAKKYFLNDIDKHLINIQKLLIASSKNPEKFFKDAEKIIHKYKFSHSYKNDIVPDSLKKEFKKTYYARFNKEGYDKLRMSVNNYQKNDPLILYILLIYGFNRMLRFNGGGKFNLPVGNVDFNKNVINALNGYFDFVQNKKISITSKDFKKFFSDKKYSKNDFVYLDPPYLISASEYNKLWNKELEADLLKMIDVLDKKGVKFALSNVTHYNGSKNDLLLEWMKKYKVHKIESNYINYHNNGKKIIKEVLITNY
- a CDS encoding AlwI family type II restriction endonuclease gives rise to the protein MTKRQSEYKPLLFTTTMRNPERLKDFLTVLAEYDGEILTNEIIDKVAKSLIQKGLYQPMKVSSAVKDKWKNEIELSETETEKVFSDNPQSHKEAGFEKGWPSRFDTWFKIAKELGFVWYWQNEEIKFSESGNMLLDKEKPENELMVFANAFAKYQRQNPFRRVLNKNVPLILLIQTIKLLNNDPAYKGAGISRSEIPLLLCWKNDNAESLYREIKKLRKKHGYTPSNEVILDICYELLNETKRDDNSILGDYPDDFIRKMRLTGLLSLRGGGRFIDINSKESATVDYILKNYISYKEFETEKEFFEYIGQVDHDLISTLTVFEAPAKTTKAELEKWVDHYAWDSIKTELLNLAQKKSSSDDILKIIEQPLRLEFLTSLAILKKLPNVIVKPNFISDDEGLPTSFASGGSPDIECLEEKDTVLIEVTLLTGTQQHIRESFSIHRHLEEYVKKGTKSYSVFISPKSFIDTERYFDFIKKDGLEVRISNIDKFVNSLEMKTTLSEATL
- a CDS encoding SIR2 family protein, with translation MKKIDKKELKEIIQSGHINLLIGSGCSLDYLTTLKDIEDRMNNEETKGQAQKDYYKLIKKSKAILDESLEINITEKTKLTKTKQNYDSFLGFWANTISSRFLHIVNKQVNIFTTNFDMFMEDSCERLAIPYNDGFAGQINPNFSVANFNKVQRYKSLQFDNTSDIPLFNIIKLHGSISWKAENEKIVYSNGKHIADDLDDKTGNDFDDEYKKIAVINPNAEKHFETVLDTNYASMLRKFTLELEKENSVLMLIGFSLADKHIKNLLDGVMKSNPTLVVVYFSYSQYDETADKLNEKQNSNLYIISPEADFSFEKTTDYLSQIFVNSDIPEQNEDEN
- a CDS encoding ATP-binding protein translates to MKMKINFNLQERLMNDSVFTIGSVFSVKGKDIIVKVNKDKNLPHLFFKGRTIKNVSVGLSNYVKILKGFTEIICKVEGEYLEEDKYQKNKKYTNEKQKIDRFLNVSVFGFYDNDRKFQHGIKEMPLIGSECKLLSRDEFEKLHQLSGKDELSIHLGSLIDEETQNIFISVKKLFAGHIGIFGNTGSGKSNTLAKMYTELFRLELNDNFKTKSKFVFIDFNGEYSKDSDDEILTKNKIVYKLRTKDNTGKKYPILKTEIEKLELLSILLDATEKTQQPFLHRAIDSRDWFDTDNENFRKERDNLLRNLKIILNKNEPNFNQPFLKKFVADFKSIGVQMLKKEYEQEKNIDDITYNITQKSFMVSGKYHNDSITDTSRQIDIANEYFDIKIESFTDLQKIQFKIFDQYYHEILNGYANQEHISPLIGRLKKRFDMLDKVFDIKDSITEEANSNIQVVDLKNVNLEIKKVIPLLICKTNYDEQKNKRDTDKDNSLNIIIDEAHNILSENSNRESESWKDYRLETFEEIIKEGRKFGVFLTVASQRPSDISPTIISQLHNYFIHRLMNDNDLKAINKAVSYLDKLSFDSISNLSVGCCFIAGQMTQFPLSVKVKLLDENERPQSETIDLDKLWKKHEDS